One region of Candidatus Bathyarchaeia archaeon genomic DNA includes:
- the purM gene encoding phosphoribosylformylglycinamidine cyclo-ligase — translation MPKKPAKTLTYAEVGVDRRLRTKSKKALETLGKTYRFSRYGPIVKLPYGNIFPIGGNMYLDLVIEEIGTKVLIAQLADKYDTIGIDGIAMAVNDVIRSGARPLALADNIHAHVSNPALIREWMKGIVGGAEEAECVVPSGEIGDVPDLIKGIAEGKGFDMVFASVGEVHKHSIIYGSNLKPGDVVIGMRSSGIHSNGISLARKVLFKHWGGAYEPFDVPDGLGRELVYEVLEPTRIYVKPMVRLAGSLEIKAMVHITGDAYLKFDKLMHINKCIGFEFDNFKSQPIFRLIQQVSEKRRKPISDHEMFKTFNMGWGFAVVVDRGAKDEAVDLLCRGGIETESIGTVTEMGKIVVKYEGKKMHLSRE, via the coding sequence ATGCCTAAAAAACCAGCTAAGACGCTAACTTATGCCGAGGTAGGTGTGGATCGAAGACTCCGCACGAAATCAAAGAAAGCATTAGAAACCCTTGGTAAGACGTATAGGTTCAGCAGATACGGGCCTATTGTCAAGCTCCCGTACGGCAACATTTTCCCCATTGGCGGCAACATGTACCTCGACTTGGTCATCGAAGAAATCGGCACAAAGGTCTTGATAGCTCAACTCGCTGACAAATATGACACCATCGGCATCGATGGCATAGCCATGGCCGTTAACGATGTCATACGTTCAGGTGCGCGTCCTCTAGCGTTAGCTGACAACATTCACGCTCATGTTTCTAACCCTGCTCTAATCAGAGAATGGATGAAGGGCATAGTTGGAGGTGCTGAAGAAGCAGAGTGCGTGGTGCCAAGTGGCGAAATCGGCGACGTTCCTGACCTCATCAAGGGCATTGCAGAGGGAAAAGGCTTTGACATGGTCTTCGCTTCGGTCGGCGAGGTGCACAAACACAGCATCATTTATGGAAGTAACCTGAAGCCTGGAGACGTAGTCATTGGCATGCGTAGCTCAGGCATCCACAGCAACGGCATTTCACTTGCACGAAAGGTTTTGTTCAAACATTGGGGGGGCGCATACGAACCCTTCGACGTTCCAGATGGGTTGGGCAGAGAACTTGTTTACGAAGTTCTCGAGCCAACACGGATCTACGTTAAACCAATGGTCAGGCTTGCGGGAAGCCTCGAGATCAAGGCAATGGTTCACATCACGGGCGACGCTTACCTCAAATTCGACAAACTTATGCACATCAACAAATGTATAGGGTTCGAATTCGACAACTTCAAGTCGCAGCCAATATTCCGCCTTATCCAGCAAGTTTCTGAGAAGCGTCGAAAACCTATTTCGGACCATGAGATGTTCAAGACCTTCAACATGGGCTGGGGCTTCGCAGTGGTCGTGGACAGAGGAGCTAAGGATGAAGCTGTTGATTTGCTGTGCAGAGGTGGCATTGAGACCGAATCAATAGGCACGGTTACAGAAATGGGCAAGATCGTCGTTAAATATGAAGGAAAGAAAATGCATCTTTCTCGAGAATAG
- a CDS encoding phosphoribosylaminoimidazolesuccinocarboxamide synthase, giving the protein MQTEVVMETSLPLPLFKRGKVRDVYDLGDKLLIVSTDRISAFDVVLPNGIPFKGEALNRISNYWFNQTADIVANHVIDVVDPRSVLVKKSKPIKVEFVVRGYLYGSLWESYKQGKSTSLPKGLEKAEKLKSPILTPTTKADTGHDTELSREDVSKQIGKSLATEVEEVSLRIYERASDTAETHGIIIADTKFEFGFSNNELMLIDECITPDSSRFWSKEKHRVGQDQFSYDKQCVRDYLVSVGWNKQPPAPDLPEHVILETSKKYIEAYELLTGRDF; this is encoded by the coding sequence ATGCAAACTGAAGTTGTGATGGAAACAAGTCTTCCACTTCCCTTATTTAAGAGGGGTAAAGTGCGAGACGTCTACGACCTAGGCGATAAGCTGCTCATTGTGTCAACAGACAGAATCTCAGCATTTGACGTTGTACTGCCAAACGGTATTCCATTTAAAGGCGAAGCCCTGAACCGAATATCAAACTATTGGTTCAATCAGACTGCAGATATAGTTGCCAACCACGTCATCGATGTAGTTGATCCCCGCTCAGTTCTTGTTAAGAAGTCAAAACCCATCAAAGTCGAATTTGTTGTCAGAGGCTATCTCTACGGCTCATTATGGGAAAGCTACAAGCAAGGCAAGTCGACGTCGTTACCAAAAGGCTTGGAAAAAGCGGAGAAACTCAAGAGCCCAATTTTGACGCCCACAACCAAAGCCGACACAGGTCACGACACCGAGCTGTCACGAGAAGACGTTTCAAAGCAAATCGGCAAATCCTTGGCTACCGAAGTCGAGGAAGTAAGCTTAAGAATCTATGAAAGAGCCTCAGATACGGCAGAGACACACGGCATAATAATCGCCGACACAAAATTCGAATTCGGCTTCTCCAATAATGAACTGATGCTCATAGACGAGTGCATAACACCCGACTCGAGCAGATTCTGGTCTAAGGAAAAACACCGAGTCGGGCAGGATCAGTTTAGCTATGATAAACAGTGTGTCCGCGACTACTTGGTTAGTGTAGGTTGGAATAAGCAGCCGCCTGCCCCAGATTTGCCTGAACACGTGATCCTTGAGACCTCAAAGAAATACATTGAAGCGTATGAGCTTTTGACAGGTAGAGATTTCTAG
- a CDS encoding 4Fe-4S dicluster domain-containing protein — MRSRKRIWIARDFLKCSGCRKCEIACSLHRERRIWPEASRIRVFMLVPGAEVPHLCAQCEDYPCVKACSMGALSISQKTGAVLVNEEQCTACGVCIEACPGRVPHLHPVKKTILICDLCNGRPLCAKVCQEGSWDALETTTRSSWQVYKVHARKPEEITREIVRNLYGEAGEEFI; from the coding sequence ATGCGTTCTAGAAAGCGAATATGGATTGCCCGTGATTTTCTAAAGTGCAGTGGTTGCCGAAAATGCGAAATCGCCTGCTCACTTCATCGTGAAAGGCGAATATGGCCTGAGGCGTCTCGAATTCGCGTGTTCATGCTTGTTCCCGGCGCCGAGGTCCCACACCTATGCGCGCAGTGTGAGGATTACCCATGCGTCAAAGCTTGTTCAATGGGCGCATTGTCTATAAGCCAGAAAACTGGCGCAGTTCTGGTAAACGAGGAACAGTGCACTGCTTGTGGCGTTTGCATTGAAGCCTGTCCAGGAAGGGTGCCGCATCTGCATCCTGTCAAGAAAACGATACTTATCTGTGATCTGTGTAATGGGCGACCTCTATGCGCCAAGGTTTGCCAAGAAGGCAGTTGGGATGCGCTTGAGACCACGACTCGAAGCTCGTGGCAAGTCTATAAGGTGCACGCTCGCAAGCCTGAGGAAATAACGCGTGAGATAGTGCGCAACCTTTACGGTGAAGCAGGGGAGGAATTTATCTAA
- a CDS encoding NusA-like transcription termination signal-binding factor, with protein sequence MNSGIRLTSKEMRYIALFESITSATVRDCIVDDEQSRIIFVVKEGDIGVAIGKGGKNIHLLERMTGKKHEIIEHSTSPQQFIKNALKPAHVNEIRITERPDGKSIAVVSVNARDKGVAIGKNGRNAERIRFLAKRYFQIQNVSIT encoded by the coding sequence ATGAATAGCGGTATTCGGCTGACGAGCAAAGAAATGCGTTACATAGCCTTGTTTGAAAGCATTACAAGCGCAACGGTCAGAGATTGCATTGTAGACGACGAACAGAGTCGTATCATTTTTGTGGTCAAAGAGGGCGACATCGGCGTAGCCATCGGTAAAGGCGGCAAAAACATCCACTTGCTTGAAAGAATGACTGGAAAAAAACACGAGATTATAGAGCATTCCACCAGCCCACAGCAGTTCATCAAGAACGCCTTAAAACCCGCACACGTAAACGAAATACGGATAACTGAGCGACCAGACGGCAAATCAATTGCAGTGGTTTCAGTAAACGCACGAGACAAAGGCGTAGCCATAGGAAAGAACGGGCGCAACGCGGAGCGCATAAGATTCCTGGCCAAACGTTACTTCCAAATTCAAAACGTAAGCATCACTTAA
- a CDS encoding DUF1297 domain-containing protein, whose protein sequence is MVIAREEMQEIARSYKEPIGLNLGSHSALDAWQGQRNYGLRSIIYTTRGRARIYLQNPMVGESGKPVEDLPAQVRSDLVVTDDPSDIKKTDKKWRSVILILNEYKDILKYTDELVELECMQIPNRAFSVYVGGDEYCSDIENDYPVPILGSRLALKVENRGEIEKDYYWFAEKAHIPYPKSYKFEVHKTGIRFKEAIEDPILLKAEHAHRSFEREFIFAADSNDLEAKVEREMQIGNLNKECLERARIEQIVLGPHANFNFFFSPLDAQEDWGDVDKWYAKLHKTSLEEARTCLANQFLSIDERRETILDGVKRLPMDVQAKIKRVPSFEVSAHLVMSLRESLLKDMHRYADAYLLAMKKHLTPGIIGAWCLQTLITWDKISKYEHNPSVKVDVTMGSEAKTAMDYGLYDVPEGAEPLMHIPVTQDVALRHGGGTNVHMGIGSQYANAKYNKTMSMGDRIALEIKRASKEKKLHLIVT, encoded by the coding sequence ATGGTCATAGCAAGAGAAGAAATGCAAGAAATAGCACGATCATACAAGGAACCGATTGGACTTAATCTTGGTTCTCATTCAGCCTTGGATGCGTGGCAAGGGCAAAGAAACTACGGCTTGAGAAGCATAATTTACACCACTCGTGGAAGGGCGCGCATCTATCTTCAAAATCCAATGGTTGGCGAGTCAGGCAAACCTGTAGAAGACCTGCCGGCTCAGGTGCGAAGCGACCTTGTCGTAACCGATGATCCATCAGACATCAAGAAAACTGATAAGAAATGGCGAAGCGTCATCCTGATTCTGAACGAATATAAAGACATACTGAAGTACACAGACGAGCTTGTCGAATTGGAGTGCATGCAAATCCCCAACAGGGCTTTCTCGGTCTACGTGGGCGGAGACGAATATTGCAGTGACATCGAAAATGATTACCCTGTTCCAATCCTTGGTTCAAGATTGGCTTTGAAGGTGGAGAATCGAGGCGAAATCGAAAAGGACTATTACTGGTTCGCGGAAAAAGCCCACATACCTTATCCGAAATCCTACAAATTCGAGGTGCACAAAACTGGGATACGCTTCAAAGAAGCCATCGAAGACCCCATTCTGCTAAAGGCGGAACATGCGCACCGATCCTTTGAGCGCGAATTCATCTTCGCGGCGGATTCCAACGATTTGGAAGCTAAGGTCGAAAGGGAAATGCAGATCGGCAACTTGAACAAGGAGTGCTTGGAACGCGCGCGCATCGAACAAATCGTGTTAGGACCACACGCCAACTTCAACTTCTTCTTTTCACCTCTTGACGCCCAAGAGGACTGGGGAGACGTTGACAAATGGTACGCCAAACTCCACAAAACCAGTTTAGAAGAGGCTAGAACTTGCCTGGCAAATCAGTTTCTATCCATAGATGAGCGGCGTGAAACAATTCTGGACGGCGTCAAACGTTTGCCTATGGATGTACAGGCGAAAATCAAACGAGTACCTTCATTCGAAGTTTCAGCTCACCTTGTCATGAGTCTGCGTGAATCGTTGCTGAAGGACATGCATCGATATGCCGATGCCTACTTATTGGCAATGAAGAAGCATTTGACACCAGGCATAATCGGTGCTTGGTGCCTACAGACACTTATCACTTGGGACAAGATATCAAAGTATGAGCACAATCCGTCAGTCAAAGTTGATGTCACAATGGGTTCTGAAGCCAAAACAGCAATGGATTACGGGTTGTACGATGTTCCAGAAGGCGCTGAACCCCTCATGCACATTCCAGTGACACAGGATGTGGCTTTGAGACACGGAGGCGGAACCAACGTGCACATGGGCATAGGTTCGCAATACGCTAACGCCAAGTATAACAAGACAATGAGTATGGGCGACCGAATTGCGTTGGAGATCAAGCGGGCATCGAAAGAGAAGAAACTTCATCTCATCGTAACTTAA
- a CDS encoding aldehyde ferredoxin oxidoreductase C-terminal domain-containing protein, which produces MRGYAGKFLDIDLSTRKVMQTKFDEGVLRRFIGGRGLAAKILWDRLGEKWETVDPFAPENVLTVLTGPLTGFFPGARICVSGKSPQSNGMVGSTVGGEFGVDLKCAGYDGIIVTGKASNPCYLSIFDDQVSIKDASHVWGKNGKQTLKILTEETRRELKATYPEYGELKEPQALYIGPAGETQTRIAAVMEKWTHAAGYGGYGGVMGSKNLKAIVVKGLGPLPEVEDIEKVGELIKDADKKCYKAGAFRRWGTGAGGYNFGARTSSEPVRNWQEEWHDERSFAVDKFEQRLWVKRYWADYGCPTSCLKVAMPRVGEFKGSVTDNPDYELQAYLGPNLGIFKPEDNVFLSSLIDDLGLCGIQGGNTLAFAAELYQRGVVSAEDLGGIELQWGNTKAFAELATKISKREGLGSVFAEGAYRAALQLGKRKSMNLLPYAVVEKGMAIGAHGIRSGRDYPTVMSYACNVQAGDHTSLPSSPTERENGEFNTILDDSAVYCSFNTFSTGMDLVWDFFDAVTGWENLRQEWHDTNALRIIQLQRAMLLLGGPDIRWKANADDDNPLRFYEPLPTGPYKGKTVDKKSFEEHKQEYYDAMGWNKAGLPTPELLRKLGLDQVEEKLRKVNILQR; this is translated from the coding sequence ATGCGAGGATATGCTGGCAAGTTCCTAGACATCGATCTTTCAACACGGAAAGTAATGCAGACCAAGTTTGACGAGGGCGTTTTGAGGCGTTTCATTGGGGGTCGAGGTCTAGCCGCCAAAATTCTCTGGGATAGGCTAGGTGAAAAATGGGAGACGGTGGACCCTTTTGCACCCGAAAACGTGCTCACAGTTTTGACTGGCCCCTTGACAGGTTTCTTTCCGGGCGCCAGAATCTGTGTATCAGGCAAGTCACCCCAGAGCAACGGCATGGTTGGCTCCACTGTGGGTGGAGAGTTCGGGGTCGATTTGAAGTGCGCTGGTTACGATGGCATAATTGTCACAGGGAAAGCTTCCAACCCTTGTTATCTATCAATCTTCGATGATCAAGTCTCGATTAAAGACGCAAGTCACGTATGGGGTAAGAATGGCAAGCAGACGCTCAAAATCCTAACTGAGGAAACAAGAAGAGAGCTGAAAGCAACTTATCCAGAGTATGGAGAATTGAAGGAGCCACAGGCCCTTTACATTGGACCTGCAGGTGAGACTCAGACCAGAATTGCAGCGGTTATGGAAAAGTGGACCCACGCCGCTGGGTACGGCGGCTACGGAGGAGTAATGGGCAGCAAGAACCTGAAGGCCATAGTCGTCAAAGGATTGGGTCCGCTTCCAGAGGTTGAGGACATAGAGAAAGTCGGCGAACTCATAAAAGACGCAGACAAGAAGTGCTACAAGGCTGGAGCTTTTCGAAGATGGGGCACCGGAGCAGGAGGCTACAACTTCGGAGCTCGGACGAGCTCTGAGCCGGTGCGAAACTGGCAAGAGGAGTGGCATGACGAAAGAAGCTTTGCGGTGGATAAATTTGAGCAAAGACTGTGGGTTAAGAGGTACTGGGCTGATTATGGTTGTCCCACTTCATGCCTAAAAGTAGCCATGCCAAGGGTTGGCGAGTTCAAAGGAAGCGTTACCGATAATCCCGACTACGAGTTGCAGGCTTACTTAGGACCGAATTTGGGTATTTTTAAGCCTGAAGACAATGTTTTTCTTTCTTCGCTGATTGACGACTTGGGTTTGTGTGGAATTCAGGGAGGCAACACGTTGGCTTTTGCAGCTGAACTTTATCAACGCGGCGTTGTAAGCGCAGAGGACTTAGGTGGCATCGAACTCCAATGGGGAAACACGAAGGCATTTGCAGAACTGGCTACAAAGATTTCCAAGCGTGAGGGGCTTGGCAGCGTGTTCGCCGAGGGTGCGTATAGGGCTGCGCTACAACTTGGAAAAAGGAAAAGCATGAATCTACTGCCTTACGCGGTTGTTGAAAAAGGCATGGCTATCGGCGCTCATGGCATTCGAAGCGGCAGAGACTACCCCACCGTCATGTCGTATGCGTGCAATGTGCAAGCAGGCGACCATACTTCGCTACCATCCTCGCCAACGGAACGTGAAAACGGCGAGTTCAACACAATACTGGATGACTCAGCCGTGTACTGCTCGTTCAACACGTTTTCCACAGGGATGGATCTCGTTTGGGATTTCTTCGATGCAGTCACGGGTTGGGAAAACCTGCGCCAAGAGTGGCATGACACAAACGCGTTGCGCATAATTCAACTGCAACGCGCCATGCTGCTTTTGGGAGGACCTGACATACGATGGAAAGCCAACGCAGATGACGATAACCCACTAAGATTCTATGAGCCGCTGCCCACAGGCCCCTATAAGGGAAAGACAGTGGACAAGAAATCGTTTGAAGAGCACAAGCAGGAATACTACGACGCGATGGGATGGAATAAAGCTGGTCTGCCTACACCAGAACTGCTCAGAAAACTGGGATTAGATCAAGTGGAAGAAAAACTCAGAAAAGTCAACATTCTGCAGCGCTAA
- a CDS encoding 50S ribosomal protein L30e: protein MIDMDRAIATAMKTGKVMLGGSNAAKNAKLGRGKLIVLASNCPSNVREDVTYYAKLSGVPVVIYKGASIDLGMTCGKPFAVSAMTIREPGDSDILKTIQEDAEASDEETEMTTAEETDE from the coding sequence ATGATCGATATGGACAGAGCCATTGCGACTGCAATGAAGACAGGTAAAGTAATGCTAGGCGGCAGCAATGCTGCAAAAAACGCCAAGCTTGGCAGGGGAAAACTCATCGTTCTGGCTTCTAATTGCCCGTCCAACGTTAGAGAGGATGTGACATATTACGCCAAGCTTTCAGGCGTCCCAGTAGTTATTTATAAAGGCGCCAGCATAGACTTGGGCATGACATGTGGGAAACCATTCGCGGTTTCTGCCATGACGATTCGCGAACCCGGGGACTCCGACATACTGAAGACAATACAGGAAGATGCAGAGGCGAGCGACGAAGAAACGGAGATGACGACTGCGGAGGAAACGGATGAATAG
- a CDS encoding AAA family ATPase: MQKRTLFPFSAIVDLDKLRLSILINAINPKVGGVLIRGPKGSGKTTVVRALADILPKITVSTICHFNCNPVDLTNMCALCSERYRKAEKLPAEEREMIVVDLPLGATEDRVVGSLDVEKAIKLGVQALEPGILAEANQNILYVDEVNLLPDHIADDLLDAAATGWNVVEREGISVRHPSRFIFIGTMNPEEGELRPQLLDRFPLSVTVGRISTVEDRIEVVKRNTKFEVDPEKFHKEFQPLQEELRNRIFRAREGLPKVEMPQELLEIICKACLDLKVDGMRPDIVIHKAAVTLAAFENRTQVTLNDVMVAAELVLSHRTREGGFLEAATPEEIKQALATRAKEIKYLEDTGPPQPGTKGKAKGRVLVWQQREATEKEEDRLKKRERARSIWSRAYFTFNRLTGGAVFAKGKRLKKGLKDSPVVDGALKDANFKTSETADVQEKDVKKDDKASPTVSSEPKTPDSAKGFSTLVTRAPIPTVSSVVGVTHLNEGVSAFARLKESFLVAFRHSEMRTKKKKKLHSHVGRRAETVTTQHRGRPYGWRLPRGKPKDIHLPATIRAAATKQSVREKPIATALQIGLQDVREKLRLYKAPMTIMFVIDLSGSMLMNIEALKTAILSSHKEACRSRDRVGIVAVKDTGAVVVQHPITNLRVVASRLAGLKISGFTPLATGMLKAWEVLKEAKRRDVSTIPVMIIMTDGSANVPLKRSMSTGEIRQFDEVGIAVRKYEDWAIKDVMDVSKTIKKEGIHTIVVNTNPKLYGRETYGLVVTERIASITNGALHQVGRVTLEDEFVRKIVEGIAEDRRLIAHNEPLSSEPPD; this comes from the coding sequence ATGCAGAAGCGCACGCTGTTTCCTTTCTCAGCCATTGTTGATCTCGATAAACTCCGTTTGTCCATACTCATCAACGCCATCAACCCGAAGGTGGGTGGTGTGTTGATTCGCGGACCAAAAGGCTCAGGAAAAACTACGGTTGTCCGCGCTCTAGCAGACATTTTGCCAAAAATAACAGTGTCGACGATTTGCCACTTCAACTGCAACCCAGTTGACCTCACCAACATGTGTGCTCTTTGCAGCGAACGCTATCGCAAAGCCGAGAAACTGCCCGCAGAAGAGCGAGAGATGATTGTGGTTGACCTGCCCTTAGGCGCAACTGAAGATCGGGTTGTGGGCAGCCTCGACGTGGAAAAAGCCATAAAACTCGGGGTCCAGGCCCTGGAACCTGGAATTCTTGCTGAAGCAAACCAGAACATTCTCTACGTGGACGAGGTAAACCTTTTGCCCGACCACATTGCCGACGATTTGCTAGATGCAGCGGCTACGGGCTGGAACGTTGTAGAAAGAGAGGGAATCTCGGTAAGGCATCCATCACGGTTCATCTTCATCGGCACAATGAATCCTGAGGAAGGCGAATTAAGACCGCAGCTTCTTGACAGGTTTCCGTTATCGGTAACGGTTGGCAGGATATCAACCGTTGAAGACAGGATAGAAGTCGTCAAAAGAAACACTAAGTTCGAAGTCGATCCTGAGAAATTCCATAAAGAATTTCAACCTTTGCAGGAGGAGCTTCGAAACAGGATTTTTCGGGCAAGAGAGGGTTTGCCAAAGGTTGAAATGCCGCAGGAACTTCTCGAAATAATCTGCAAAGCTTGCTTAGACCTGAAAGTAGACGGCATGAGACCAGATATAGTTATACACAAAGCCGCAGTAACGTTGGCTGCTTTTGAGAACCGAACCCAAGTCACATTAAATGATGTTATGGTGGCCGCAGAACTTGTCCTCAGCCACAGAACCAGAGAAGGCGGCTTTCTCGAGGCTGCTACGCCGGAAGAAATCAAACAAGCCCTTGCCACGAGGGCAAAAGAGATCAAATACCTGGAAGACACAGGACCGCCTCAACCGGGAACGAAGGGAAAAGCCAAAGGCAGAGTCCTAGTCTGGCAACAAAGAGAAGCAACAGAAAAGGAGGAAGACCGCCTGAAGAAACGTGAGAGGGCACGCTCCATATGGTCCCGCGCCTATTTCACTTTCAACAGGTTAACCGGCGGCGCAGTCTTTGCCAAGGGGAAGAGGCTCAAAAAAGGATTGAAGGACTCTCCGGTGGTGGACGGCGCACTCAAAGACGCGAACTTCAAGACGAGCGAAACAGCCGACGTGCAAGAAAAAGATGTTAAAAAGGACGACAAAGCCTCGCCGACGGTAAGTTCTGAGCCCAAAACACCTGATTCCGCCAAGGGCTTTTCCACGCTTGTCACTAGAGCACCCATTCCTACAGTTAGCTCGGTAGTTGGAGTCACGCACTTGAACGAAGGCGTGTCCGCGTTCGCCCGGCTGAAAGAGAGCTTTCTCGTCGCCTTCAGACATTCCGAGATGCGGACGAAGAAGAAAAAGAAGCTGCATAGTCACGTGGGTAGACGCGCTGAAACAGTCACAACGCAGCATCGAGGTCGACCTTATGGATGGAGGCTTCCAAGAGGCAAGCCAAAGGACATTCATTTGCCAGCAACTATCCGAGCCGCGGCAACTAAACAAAGTGTAAGAGAGAAACCGATTGCCACAGCGCTCCAAATAGGCTTACAGGATGTACGAGAAAAACTGAGACTGTACAAAGCTCCCATGACCATCATGTTTGTCATTGACCTAAGCGGCTCCATGCTCATGAACATAGAAGCCTTGAAAACCGCCATTCTAAGCTCTCACAAAGAAGCATGCCGTTCCAGGGATCGTGTTGGTATTGTAGCAGTCAAAGACACGGGCGCAGTGGTTGTTCAACACCCAATAACCAATCTTCGAGTAGTGGCAAGCAGGCTGGCGGGTCTGAAGATCAGTGGCTTCACGCCTCTAGCCACTGGCATGCTCAAAGCTTGGGAAGTTTTGAAAGAAGCGAAGAGAAGGGACGTCTCCACCATACCTGTCATGATAATCATGACTGACGGAAGCGCCAACGTGCCCTTGAAAAGAAGCATGTCGACCGGCGAAATCCGCCAATTCGATGAAGTGGGCATAGCTGTTCGAAAATACGAAGACTGGGCAATAAAGGACGTCATGGATGTTTCGAAGACTATAAAGAAAGAAGGAATCCACACAATTGTGGTGAACACCAATCCGAAGCTGTATGGTCGAGAAACCTATGGTCTGGTGGTAACAGAAAGAATCGCTTCTATAACAAATGGCGCTCTGCATCAAGTAGGGCGGGTCACTTTGGAGGATGAATTTGTGAGGAAGATCGTTGAGGGCATTGCTGAGGATCGGAGATTGATAGCGCACAACGAGCCGCTTTCCTCAGAACCGCCCGACTAG
- a CDS encoding AIR carboxylase family protein: MAEGKIVVLLGSISDLAFAHRVKDFLRESRFPVKCIFRINSAHRHTDKLLSDLKGFEQSEDNIVYITMAGLSDALSGVVAGNSKYPVIACPPDLEKLGLPKMFSSMMMPQGIAVSLVSSPENAALLAVKILALSNPSLTNRVVDCMNTLKSVVAKADADLLKKEEHEREREHIERIDHLEHGEHAEHAEDT; the protein is encoded by the coding sequence ATGGCAGAAGGGAAAATTGTAGTTCTTCTAGGCTCCATAAGTGACTTGGCGTTTGCTCATCGAGTCAAGGATTTTCTACGCGAGTCCCGCTTCCCAGTCAAATGCATATTCAGGATCAATTCTGCACACAGGCACACCGACAAACTGCTTAGTGATCTAAAGGGTTTCGAACAATCCGAGGACAATATTGTCTATATCACAATGGCTGGTTTGTCAGACGCGCTTTCAGGCGTTGTCGCAGGCAATTCCAAATATCCCGTTATTGCTTGCCCACCAGACCTTGAAAAGCTTGGGCTTCCAAAAATGTTCTCTTCGATGATGATGCCCCAAGGCATAGCTGTAAGTTTGGTGTCATCTCCCGAGAATGCCGCCCTCTTGGCGGTGAAAATCTTGGCATTATCTAATCCTTCGCTTACGAACCGCGTTGTCGATTGCATGAACACCTTGAAGAGCGTTGTGGCAAAAGCTGATGCCGATCTGCTCAAAAAAGAAGAGCATGAAAGGGAACGCGAACACATAGAACGCATCGATCACTTAGAACACGGAGAACATGCGGAGCACGCAGAGGACACCTGA